A portion of the Coprobacter tertius genome contains these proteins:
- the cas9 gene encoding type II CRISPR RNA-guided endonuclease Cas9 (Cas9, originally named Csn1, is the large, multifunctional signature protein of type II CRISPR/Cas systems. It is well known even to general audiences because its RNA-guided endonuclease activity has made it a popular tool for custom editing of eukaryotic genomes.), translating to METCKILGLDLGPNSIGWALIEKNVERPEGKIIAAGSRILPMNQRMLSDFEKGVTVSQTAERRLYRSMRRLKERHRLRRQRLLRVLHILGFLPSYFDEKFDFCKYGRLIDESEPKLPFAPLGNGKYEFAFTDSFNEMLSEFAEKYPEKVSGGKKVPYNWTLFYLRKKALSQKIKKEELAWILLNFNHKRGYYQLRGEVEKEEKGKKEEYYPLLVKEVRVGEVNRKGEQWYEVVLENGWVYRRTSKTPLNDWEGTVRDFIVTTFYDEKGNIKTDKDGREKRSFRAPGENDWTLIKKKTESDIEKSNLTVGAYIYDHILENPSVKIKGKLVATIERDHYRKELNAILKEQMKYHPELRDASLYKQCILQLYPNNEEHRKRILGKDISYLLENDIIFYHRPLKIKNSQLDDCPYETRYYVNKAGEKVRVPVKCIARSHPLFQEFRLWQFIQNLRIYARESEVEGNLIKEADVTSDFLKTAEDYAGLFSWLNEKKEIDQKGFFKYPAFKLKQGEKRYKWNFIENKAYPCNETRAGILLALQKAGIERSFLTAEIEISLWHLLYSVEDRREIEKALKKFAAKYDLPAAFVDTFSKISPYKKEYGAYSEKAIRKLLPLMRMGSYWDKKNIGFEVEERILKIINGEYDPGVSDRAREKVCEKTSIDDFNGMPLWQACYVVYNRHSESGDIRYWKTPEDIRSYLRDEFRQYSLRNPIVEQVITETLRVVAEIWDYYGNGRPGFFDEIHLEMGREMKQTKDERSRESQRNIENENTNRRIRALLLSLSEDIKGIRPYSPSQQEILRIYETDVLCTQKDIPEDIEKISRSSNPSRSELLRYKLWLEQKYRSPYTGEMIPLSRLFTPEYQIEHIIPKKRYFDDSYNNKVICESYVNRQKDNMLAYEYINKGSLDIPLLSPGQYVAYVRENYKNNPVKMKNLLMEDVPQNFTQRQMNDSRYIARIVKSLLSNVIREEDEQEDKSKHMVVCDGKHTARLRRSWGLDDVWNDLIYHRFERLNEITHSENYGYWTQKEGKRYFLTSVPSDVNYTVQKKRLDHRHHILDAILIAVMTVNHINYLSNRHANENDPKDKDKKGPYIMRNILCEKKWDTSHSNYEWIFKKPWPTFTQEVKEILSRSLVSFKQNLRIINKTNNRYRKWSIDENGIRKKVSVLQSSENHWAVRKPLHKETFYGKVTLKKKKQTSLSNAVKDWEMIADKDLKRYIGSLIAKYGTHKEIMKFFKGNDYKYKGKDIAKVEIYYSDSDIIASRTALGPDFTRKKILSVTDTGIQKILLRHLSKYDECEGDNIKENPGMAFSPEGIMTMNRNISELNNGKFHHPIYKVRCSEPLGCKFVVGSEGNKKTKYVEAASGTNLFYAVYTDEEGNRQYESVPLNVVVERCRQGEKVYDKSKYFTDKNGSKKWNLLFGLSPGDLVYVPTEEELATGHIDWSDIKSLFPRIYKMVSCTDKDSFYVPHTVAIPIVDKIEFEKMNKIGRDIYSGKMIKQVCYKIKTDRLGNIIAVNDKNISHD from the coding sequence ATGGAAACATGCAAAATCTTAGGCTTAGATTTGGGACCTAATTCCATCGGATGGGCATTAATAGAGAAAAATGTAGAAAGGCCAGAAGGGAAAATCATAGCTGCAGGCAGCCGCATATTACCCATGAATCAACGTATGTTATCTGATTTTGAAAAAGGCGTTACGGTTTCACAAACAGCAGAAAGACGTCTTTATCGGAGTATGCGCCGATTAAAAGAAAGACATCGTTTGCGCCGTCAGCGGCTTTTGCGTGTATTACATATTTTAGGATTTTTGCCATCTTATTTCGATGAGAAATTTGATTTCTGTAAATATGGCCGACTCATCGATGAATCGGAACCAAAACTTCCTTTTGCCCCACTCGGGAACGGTAAATACGAATTTGCCTTTACCGATTCGTTTAATGAAATGTTATCCGAATTTGCAGAAAAATATCCCGAAAAGGTAAGCGGAGGGAAAAAAGTCCCTTATAACTGGACCCTTTTTTATTTACGTAAAAAGGCTTTGTCTCAAAAAATAAAAAAAGAGGAATTAGCGTGGATTTTGTTGAACTTCAATCATAAAAGAGGCTATTATCAGTTAAGAGGTGAAGTAGAAAAAGAGGAGAAAGGGAAAAAAGAAGAATATTATCCTCTGCTGGTGAAAGAAGTGCGTGTTGGTGAAGTAAACCGGAAAGGAGAACAATGGTATGAGGTCGTACTCGAAAACGGGTGGGTATACCGGCGTACGAGTAAAACACCTTTAAACGATTGGGAGGGCACGGTACGTGATTTTATCGTTACGACTTTTTACGATGAAAAAGGTAATATAAAAACCGATAAAGACGGTCGGGAAAAACGTAGTTTCAGGGCGCCCGGGGAAAACGACTGGACTTTGATTAAGAAAAAGACCGAAAGCGATATCGAAAAAAGTAATCTTACCGTAGGTGCTTATATATATGATCATATATTAGAAAATCCTTCAGTGAAGATAAAGGGGAAATTGGTCGCTACGATCGAACGGGATCATTATAGAAAGGAGTTGAATGCTATTTTAAAGGAACAAATGAAATATCATCCCGAATTGAGAGATGCTTCACTCTATAAACAATGCATACTGCAATTGTATCCCAATAATGAAGAACATCGTAAACGTATTTTAGGAAAGGATATTTCTTATTTACTCGAAAATGATATTATATTTTATCATCGGCCGTTGAAAATTAAAAACTCACAGCTCGACGATTGTCCATACGAGACCCGGTATTACGTAAATAAAGCAGGAGAAAAAGTACGGGTTCCGGTAAAATGCATCGCCCGTTCGCATCCGTTATTTCAAGAGTTCAGATTATGGCAATTTATTCAAAATCTGCGTATATATGCACGGGAATCTGAAGTCGAGGGAAATTTAATAAAAGAAGCAGACGTAACTTCCGATTTTCTGAAAACCGCCGAGGATTATGCTGGTTTGTTTAGTTGGTTGAATGAAAAAAAGGAGATCGATCAGAAAGGATTTTTTAAATATCCGGCATTTAAGTTGAAACAAGGAGAAAAACGTTATAAATGGAATTTTATCGAAAACAAAGCCTATCCCTGTAATGAAACACGTGCGGGAATACTATTGGCATTACAAAAAGCGGGAATAGAACGGAGTTTCCTTACAGCTGAAATCGAGATTTCACTTTGGCATTTGTTGTATTCGGTAGAAGATCGCCGGGAAATTGAAAAGGCTTTGAAAAAATTTGCGGCGAAATATGATTTACCGGCTGCTTTTGTCGATACTTTTTCTAAAATTTCTCCTTATAAAAAAGAATACGGGGCTTATTCCGAAAAGGCGATACGTAAGTTATTGCCGTTGATGAGAATGGGAAGTTATTGGGATAAAAAAAATATAGGCTTCGAGGTAGAAGAGCGTATTCTGAAAATTATTAACGGAGAGTACGACCCAGGTGTTTCCGATCGGGCACGTGAAAAAGTTTGTGAAAAAACAAGTATCGACGATTTTAACGGAATGCCCCTTTGGCAGGCTTGTTATGTCGTATATAACCGTCATTCCGAGTCGGGAGATATACGTTATTGGAAAACACCGGAGGATATCCGGAGTTATTTGCGTGATGAATTTCGCCAGTATTCTTTGCGTAATCCGATTGTAGAACAGGTTATTACCGAGACTTTGCGGGTTGTTGCCGAAATATGGGATTACTATGGTAACGGACGCCCCGGTTTTTTTGATGAAATACACCTCGAAATGGGTAGAGAGATGAAACAAACGAAAGATGAACGAAGCCGGGAATCCCAGAGAAATATCGAGAATGAAAATACCAATCGGCGTATACGCGCTTTACTTTTGTCTTTGTCTGAAGATATTAAGGGGATAAGGCCATATTCACCTTCCCAACAAGAAATTTTACGTATATATGAAACCGATGTTTTGTGTACTCAAAAAGATATTCCGGAAGATATAGAAAAGATATCGCGTTCATCTAATCCTTCCCGAAGTGAATTACTTAGGTATAAATTATGGCTCGAGCAAAAGTACCGTTCGCCGTACACCGGTGAAATGATACCCCTGAGTCGGTTATTTACTCCCGAATATCAAATAGAACATATTATTCCCAAGAAGCGTTATTTCGACGATTCGTATAATAATAAGGTAATTTGTGAATCCTATGTAAATAGGCAAAAAGATAATATGCTGGCATATGAATATATAAATAAAGGAAGTTTGGATATTCCTTTATTATCTCCCGGCCAATATGTTGCTTATGTCAGGGAAAATTATAAAAATAATCCGGTAAAAATGAAAAATCTTCTGATGGAAGATGTTCCCCAGAATTTTACACAACGCCAAATGAACGATAGCCGGTATATCGCTCGTATCGTAAAGTCTTTGTTGTCTAATGTGATTAGAGAAGAGGACGAACAGGAAGACAAATCGAAACATATGGTCGTATGTGATGGGAAACATACCGCGAGATTGAGGAGATCGTGGGGGCTCGACGATGTCTGGAATGACTTGATATATCATCGTTTCGAACGTTTGAATGAAATAACCCATTCTGAAAATTACGGGTATTGGACTCAGAAAGAGGGGAAAAGATATTTTCTTACATCCGTTCCTTCCGACGTTAATTATACGGTACAGAAAAAGCGGCTCGATCACCGGCATCATATACTTGACGCGATTTTGATTGCGGTAATGACTGTAAACCATATTAATTATTTAAGTAACAGGCATGCCAATGAAAACGATCCGAAAGATAAAGATAAAAAAGGACCGTATATAATGAGAAATATATTGTGTGAAAAAAAATGGGATACTTCACATTCTAATTATGAGTGGATTTTTAAAAAGCCATGGCCTACCTTTACACAAGAGGTCAAAGAGATTTTATCGCGATCACTGGTGAGTTTCAAACAAAATCTCAGGATAATTAATAAAACGAATAACCGGTATCGAAAGTGGAGTATCGATGAAAACGGAATCAGGAAAAAAGTTTCGGTTCTACAATCTTCCGAAAATCATTGGGCTGTGCGTAAACCTTTACACAAAGAAACTTTTTATGGTAAAGTGACTTTAAAAAAGAAAAAACAAACATCACTTTCTAATGCGGTGAAAGATTGGGAAATGATTGCAGATAAAGACTTGAAGCGATATATAGGATCATTGATAGCGAAATACGGTACGCATAAGGAAATAATGAAATTTTTTAAAGGAAACGATTATAAATATAAAGGAAAAGACATCGCAAAGGTAGAAATTTATTATAGTGATTCCGATATAATAGCTTCGAGGACTGCGTTGGGTCCCGATTTTACCCGTAAAAAAATATTATCTGTCACCGACACGGGAATACAGAAAATATTGCTTCGTCATTTATCGAAATATGACGAATGTGAGGGCGATAATATAAAAGAAAATCCGGGTATGGCATTCTCTCCCGAAGGAATAATGACTATGAATCGTAATATATCTGAGTTGAATAATGGAAAATTCCATCATCCGATATATAAGGTGCGTTGTTCCGAACCTTTGGGGTGTAAATTCGTTGTCGGGTCTGAAGGAAACAAGAAAACGAAATATGTTGAAGCGGCATCGGGAACCAATCTTTTTTATGCAGTATATACCGATGAAGAAGGTAACCGGCAATATGAGTCTGTTCCCTTAAATGTTGTTGTCGAGCGTTGCAGGCAAGGGGAAAAGGTTTATGATAAATCGAAGTATTTTACCGATAAAAATGGCTCTAAGAAATGGAATCTTTTATTTGGTTTGTCTCCGGGAGATCTTGTATATGTTCCCACAGAAGAAGAATTGGCGACCGGACATATCGATTGGTCGGATATAAAAAGTTTATTTCCGCGTATATATAAAATGGTAAGTTGTACCGATAAAGATAGTTTTTACGTGCCGCATACAGTCGCGATTCCTATTGTCGATAAAATCGAATTTGAGAAGATGAATAAAATAGGACGAGATATATATAGTGGAAAAATGATAAAACAGGTATGTTACAAAATAAAGACCGATCGATTGGGAAATATTATTGCGGTAAACGATAAAAATATAAGTCATGATTAA
- the cas2 gene encoding CRISPR-associated endonuclease Cas2, which produces MQRLNEYRVMWILVLFDLPTETKKDRKLYVEFRKKLLDDGFTMFQFSIYMRHCASRENTRVHINRVKEMIPPKGEIAIICITDKQFGDIEIFYGEKAQKIPDTYMQLELF; this is translated from the coding sequence ATGCAACGGCTTAACGAGTATCGAGTGATGTGGATATTGGTGTTGTTTGATTTACCTACCGAGACGAAAAAAGACCGTAAATTGTATGTCGAGTTTCGTAAGAAATTACTGGATGACGGCTTTACCATGTTTCAGTTCTCAATTTATATGAGGCATTGTGCGAGTCGTGAAAATACCCGGGTACATATAAATCGTGTGAAGGAGATGATTCCTCCGAAAGGTGAAATTGCGATTATATGTATTACTGATAAACAATTTGGAGATATCGAAATATTTTATGGAGAAAAGGCACAGAAAATCCCTGATACTTATATGCAACTGGAACTTTTTTAA
- the cas1 gene encoding type II CRISPR-associated endonuclease Cas1, whose protein sequence is MIKKTLYFGNPVYLSLQHNQLFIKLPEVENNAALPDKFKQDSRRSIPVEDIGVVILDHQQITLTQPVLSALLGNNAAVITCDTQHMPVGLHLPLYGNTIQQERFKYQIDASLPLKKQLWQQTIRQKIYNQAAVLSLEHGVVVKNMLRWAEDVKSGDPDNLEGRAAVYYWKNLFPDVIGFTRDREGISPNHMLNYGYAILRAIMARSLVGSGLLPTLGIHHHNRYNAFCLADDIMEPYRPYVDRVILEIIKEQGVVNELTKDIKKKLLSIPVLDVIINGRRSPLLIAAGLTTSSLAACYTGEQRRIAYPEIK, encoded by the coding sequence ATGATTAAAAAGACATTATATTTCGGGAATCCGGTTTATTTAAGTTTGCAGCATAATCAACTGTTTATTAAATTGCCGGAAGTAGAAAATAATGCAGCGTTGCCTGATAAATTCAAGCAGGACTCAAGAAGATCCATTCCAGTTGAGGACATAGGTGTCGTAATTCTCGATCATCAACAAATAACACTCACACAACCTGTTTTATCGGCTTTATTAGGTAATAATGCGGCCGTAATTACTTGTGATACCCAGCATATGCCAGTGGGGTTGCACTTACCTCTTTATGGTAATACGATACAACAGGAACGTTTTAAGTATCAAATAGACGCAAGTTTACCTCTTAAAAAACAGTTATGGCAGCAGACGATACGACAGAAAATTTATAATCAGGCTGCCGTGCTGTCTTTGGAACATGGCGTAGTCGTGAAAAATATGTTACGTTGGGCCGAAGATGTAAAAAGCGGGGATCCCGATAATTTAGAGGGCCGTGCCGCCGTATATTACTGGAAAAATTTATTCCCCGATGTGATTGGCTTTACGCGCGATAGAGAAGGTATATCTCCTAACCATATGCTGAACTATGGGTATGCTATCCTTAGAGCGATAATGGCTCGGTCTCTTGTCGGCAGCGGTTTGTTGCCCACGTTAGGAATACATCATCATAATCGTTATAATGCGTTTTGTTTAGCGGATGATATTATGGAACCTTATCGCCCGTATGTAGATCGGGTTATTCTTGAAATCATAAAAGAACAGGGTGTCGTAAATGAATTAACTAAAGATATAAAGAAAAAGTTGTTATCGATACCTGTTCTCGATGTGATAATTAACGGACGAAGAAGCCCGCTTTTGATTGCTGCCGGACTTACAACATCGTCTCTTGCCGCCTGCTATACGGGTGAACAAAGACGTATTGCTTATCCGGAAATAAAGTAG
- a CDS encoding tetratricopeptide repeat protein, which yields MKSIFSVFICLLYSFTALAQDNLERGKNYYNMQCYQEALPLLQTAAKEGFGEACYLLGQMYYNGKGTAQNHNIAFRMYQRGIEYGYNRGEAELGLMYEQGQGCAADTVKAFSLYREAHAKGDLIGSYRLAICYWNGEGVTRDRVEAFKILKMLYECKDFIQNYLWAYYWTCSLLGNCYEYGWGTNIDITTAVQFYNRSNKPQALYHAALLIDQHKLGHISGINEGKAGLIVSAINGGVEDAKAYFLLSLWLPKGGPIGGNDSNRFEYLLKAAEMGYGPAQKMCGDWYKTGKGTAVNLVKAREWYAKAKANGEEITE from the coding sequence ATGAAATCAATATTTTCTGTATTTATTTGTTTATTATATAGCTTTACCGCATTGGCACAGGATAATTTGGAACGAGGAAAAAATTATTATAATATGCAGTGCTATCAAGAAGCGCTTCCTCTTTTACAAACAGCAGCCAAGGAAGGATTCGGGGAAGCTTGTTACCTGCTGGGACAGATGTATTACAATGGTAAAGGTACTGCACAAAACCATAACATTGCATTTCGAATGTATCAGCGCGGGATAGAGTACGGATATAATAGAGGAGAAGCTGAACTGGGGTTGATGTATGAACAAGGTCAGGGATGTGCCGCCGATACTGTAAAAGCTTTCTCGCTTTACCGAGAAGCTCATGCCAAAGGCGATCTCATCGGTTCCTATAGATTGGCGATTTGTTATTGGAATGGAGAAGGGGTAACTAGAGATCGAGTCGAAGCATTTAAAATCTTGAAAATGTTGTATGAATGTAAAGATTTCATTCAAAATTATTTGTGGGCTTATTATTGGACTTGTTCTTTATTGGGCAATTGCTATGAATACGGTTGGGGAACTAACATAGATATTACTACAGCCGTTCAGTTTTACAATAGAAGCAATAAACCGCAGGCTCTTTACCATGCGGCTCTTTTAATCGACCAACATAAACTCGGACATATAAGCGGAATTAACGAAGGTAAAGCCGGACTTATTGTTAGTGCGATCAACGGAGGGGTCGAAGATGCAAAAGCTTACTTCTTACTCTCCCTATGGTTACCTAAAGGAGGGCCTATAGGAGGAAATGATTCTAACCGATTCGAATACTTGCTGAAAGCCGCAGAAATGGGTTACGGCCCTGCTCAAAAAATGTGCGGCGATTGGTATAAAACAGGAAAAGGAACTGCTGTGAATTTGGTAAAGGCTCGCGAGTGGTATGCTAAAGCGAAAGCCAACGGTGAAGAAATTACTGAATAA